Genomic window (Phragmites australis chromosome 5, lpPhrAust1.1, whole genome shotgun sequence):
cagagaagaatttttGGTTTCAGAAGAAGCtacacacaccggatggtccggtgaaggcaAAGAGtaatcaccagactaatttttgtaGAGAAGATTACAACAGGTAGTCTGGCTTGGTTCTTCtgatcggatggtctggtgatgaactAAGTCTCACGGATGAATCCACCAAATCATTTTTCAGCAGTAATAGCTAATGACAGCTAGCACAGTGGGGCTctgaagtttgcactcaccagattGTCTAATGATTgtaaggagatactcaccggatcatctggtgttaataggAAAAAATGGGTTGTTAGGTAACGGCTAAATTtcgatctctagcctataaataccccttcacttggTTTCAGTTGACTCTCTTGCGACCCCATAAGAGCTCATACACTGCATGTgttatcaagaagcaagagagtgcacttgaTTTAATtctaaagttcttaattgaatgttaaggacatctttagtgcttggagagtagcaagtgtgcatctagctgtagtcgaggcttgatcttggtcaagtgaagctattggcttgttactcttggtggttggcaatacctagccggtctttggtgattggaggcgtcacggtgagctcttggagttcttgtgggagctccGGGAAGAGCTATGCGTTTAGTTTGATGCCCGCTAAtctggagatagagaagtggcaatcatgagtgagCATTTGAGACTTCGTGACTTAAGGGGAagcgatatcctttgtggatgctcTAATGAGGACTAGGgtgtgccaactcctcgatacctcgagaaaaaaaatcaatgttcTCCTGTCCGTCTCCTTACTTtcctatatttacatttgagcattttacttacttgcaagctttactttccatatttactttgtgttctagcttgcttgcttttcaTGCATCCGTTtagtttgatcgtgtagtcgtatttcaattcatctaggctaaggttgctacttgttctagaatttggtagaagtaatttttttattagccCAATTCACTCTcctcttgggccattcaatCCTTTCACCTCTCAAGTGCGGGAGTCGTAGGATGTGTTGTCATCGCCTAATGACTCAATGTCTACGTAGTCCTCTTTGGCCCATCTCTGCCTTGCATCGGGTGGTAGATTGGTACCATGTAAGGTACTCATGAAACATGGACTCACGTTGCATGTTGAAATTTCCCTCACAATTATGCTTGAACCTTATCTAGTCATCGATGCGGGCCAGTGGTGGTACACGAAGTCCATTACGGATCGTTGATGCACCCAATCGaaccttaaaaaaaagaaaaggacaaacAAGTCAATAAAAGCACCCAATCCGTATGACCATATATGGGCACAATATTGGAGGAAGGAAATCATGTTACTTATGCAAATTGATTAACGTGGAGACCATGTAGGGTGGGAAGGACTACTACCTGCCAAATTGTCTCATCACCCTATGTGGTAGGTATAGCTCTATAGCGTAGAAGCGGATCAACGAGAACCTCATGGTCCACAAGTCCTCGTCTTGCACGTAGAGAGGATTGAGCCACAAGTTGTCCTCCAAAGCCTCCACCTCTCTCGAAGTGTACGACTGCTACTCAACCTATAAAGTAAATAAATCGAGTCATTAACACTTTTGTTATTAATGAGCATTACAAATTGAAGGCATCAAACTAGGCCACGCTTACCGAGCTCGGGTGGAGGGCGCCCATTTCATTGCTAAACTCAACATATGCCCTACCGGTAAGTGCGTATGGGGCTAAAACTTGGTCCCACATGTAGGCAATGGAGGGTCGCAACTCAGCAACACCTATGGAGTCCAAGAGCATGGCTGGAGCAGCCTTGGCCTCCCTACTAGAATCCTCTCCCACATCCAAATCTACAACAGGTATACGGAGCCACCAAGTGAGGATGACAGGGATTGACGTTGGCAGGCTTCACAGAGCTGCTGGTATAGGAAAGCAAGCACAGATGACCCCCAGAGGTACTGGCCAGTGTCACCCCAGTGAAGCAGGTAGGGGAGGTACATCCAGGAGGCTGTCTCTAGTGGTGTCTGAAAAGAGAATGGCACCGAGCAAGTCCATCACATAtccgtggacctcatcacaacaTGGACACCGCGTGAAatgcacattggtgctaggaacattaccatcaacaTTTGCACGGACGCCCGATATCGAAGGGCTACGTCATGATCGAAGTAGACGAGGTAGTTGACCAGTACTGTCTtattgaggtggactaccccgtagaggagggggcgaacactataggagagaacaagcacacattcatcgcatgGGAGAAGACCTACACAATGTTTCTaccagggacagctcccgagaacctATACACTCCATGACACCCCGAGCTACCATCACCTTGTAGATCTCCCTCTCATCAGttatctcctagaagaagtgaACCTCCttagccatcgcctcgaagaagtccaccactcaagaagccaacaccatcaagaagctagTCATCAGCTCGAAAAACACGATAAGATTTGTAGCATCCAAACAGAAGACATAACTAAAAAGTCGGTGCCATCTAAGGTGGCGGAACCACGGGTGTATATTcgctcactgctgaggaaaatAAAAAGATTGTTGATGCAAGTATCAcggctcatttccatcctccaccacctccaccgaagcctattgtgcctaaagatacaataattttttttatgaatatagccaaagctATACAGACGGGGGAGACTTCAAGTAATCCCTTGACTGACTACGAacgtatcagtaagaagcaggccaTGAGCAAATTAGGTGCAATCGTTTAGGATGCTCTAACCATTAGGGATgtcctggcttcttctagattaacagcagaagaactatcacgacttactgtgggagcggatatgtCAAAGTTTGATGTtatatggccatttgagttgggcaaacctttggtcagaTCAAACATAGAAAGAaatcttacaactcaaatacgccGATTACATCAGTAGTACTTAGAGCAGTCTAGGCAGGGTACACAGGCATTCCCTATAAGGtacaaagatgaatatttcctcaacggggatgactgcttctgggtgaagttcaagtgcttgtatgaaatgtacaaggaaGGTGACCTCGATGTGGCCATAATCAGAGTGTGGACTCTATAAGGTACTTATGCATATAGTTCActttatatgatcttgtacattgaaatcgcatggctaacttctctctttcgtagaatgaaAACTCAAGCATAcatacaagaattagataataaagtaggattcatcgatcctgggatTGTCAACTCGAAAATTATACGGTTGAATCCAGATTTCACCAAGGACTACtaattgaagtgtctgcttcaccaccaacacaagaccttcgtactcttaccctacagctttgagtacgtgtttgcatggtagGGTGTTCTCTTTTTATGGGCtacttgattctagtactaatttgctatagtGATATACtcctgcagttttcattggatcctctttatCATCCACCCAAagttgagcaagatcattgttttggactcacaaaagataGATAAAatgacttaccaagacctcattgacatgctaaacatgtaaacttgatcatttaatcttcacgtcgattgcatctaagtttaattggtattcatattcacgtatagggcatacacaagatactgcaaaaagagtgttatgtaTGGTCCATACAAaaagcagtatgatgtaaaaactgactttctaGTATGTAGAaatattcatgacttgcatttcctactgaataaaaaggtttcATTCCACAAAcaaatcatttcctcttgatgTATATAAGGCAGTCACTCGGCAACCATCTCTGcgggttctatgttcttactttcattcaCAGATTCAACCATGACAGAGATGCTATCAGGTTCAATGAttttgaggtatgaaattaaaTATTGATGTCTTGTTTTCAATTTATATATGTGtttaaggactaattctttcgattctttaAACACAACACTCCAAACAACGCACAAGTGCGTTACAAACTGTagaaatacatgccattcaagaatAAGTCACCaggttcttcatggaacatgttatcaacccaaccGGCAAGTTTTATGAATCGATTGTGCCGTCGACGCGTGAGAGATCTTCAAATGATTCCGTAcattctagtagagagtatgtgaCAAGAAGAAAGGCTACCAGGGGGTTAgattatttatatattgtcaaATGACACTATTTTAATGAAGGGTAttaattattatgtattaataaaggatATGAATCACTATATATTAATTTAGGtgaatttattattgatttacattaaatatgtgcctcattgtatgcatgtcagTGCACTTGGTCTATAGGATCTTGTTGTGGCCTTCAACCTACTTTTGGAGTTGGTACCGTCGGACAACTCTTCGATAGAATATCCTTCCAACAATGATACAAAGGAGGAGCCAGAAGCAGCTACTAGTAAGCGTGCctaagagaaggaggaggaggagaggctggcccgtcagcTGTATggtgcggaggagcaagaagcagcgtcctGTAAGCGTGCCTAGCAGGAGGAGGACTAGAGGGTGACCCATCAGTGCACTGTGGATGagcacgagagggtggcccatcagtgcgCTGCGGAGGAGACTAAATGCTCAAATCGTAGTGGCGTTCAGGTGTCgtactttgatgtctttgacacgtcGGTGAGCCTAGAGCATAGGCGATGCTGTGGTCGATTAGGCATTACCGGGTCCTCTACTCCACCACCATTGGTCCCCTGGCGTCCCCCGAacgtacacacgccatcagcCGTCTGTGGGGAGACGCGGTACTCATCGCAGGAGAGGTAAAGGGATACTAGACTGGTTCAACTCAACCGATTTTTTGGGGTGACCTGtaagaactattatgtatatatgtgtgtttttcgatgcctatgacttgtaatatgtgttcacttgaatatgatatgaattactatgtattagtGAATGTGTCTttactattgatttacattaaatatatgtctcattgtatgcatgtattgaaaGGGAGAGAGACTGAGAGATCgatgagatagagagaggacagAGATAGGGAGCACAGGGAAGGAGAGGCAAAATACTACTGGCTGAAGCATTCAGCTGACAGTAATGCCTTggaaatcactgccggctgaaaccacCAACAAGTTAAACAAGCAATATAGACCAAGTCTATAGATAGGAGCATAAACAACTTATTAAAATTCACAACAGAGTCATACTACGACGAGATTTATCTAACAAGGGTTTTAGAATTTAGAATACGAGAGAACTCACTAAGATCCTTAAGATTAGATCTAGACATACCCCTGCCGTAATTATCTTTTCCTAAAATTAATTAAGGCGACACATGACCTTGGACTATTATTCTAAGGAAGGCAAGAACTGTATAAAATCTTATGTTCTCTTCTTTTATATACATAGTTGATAATTAGATATATCttttttaaataagtatttatatAATCAATTTTACTAATCATCAACACCGACGGTTGCGGATCCCAGGGTGAGAGGGCAGGACAGGGGCAACAACGTGGTAGAGGACGGGAGCAACTCGAGGGAAGGGGTTagagaaagaagaaataagATGGAGCGGTGGACGTGGAAGGGACAGCTGATCAAACGGCTGAAAATTCAGGTGTTTTGGGCCTCCAAAACACGCCAGTGAGCTATAGACtgggaaaaatgaaaaaaaaaaagagagaggcaaaCATGCCAGACAAGCAGCAACACATCAAACTTTTCTTTGCGTTTCTTTTCCTCTAGTTCATGGAGACACTCCAGCCTTTTCTTCAGCCTGGATTAGTGAAAGCAGAAACGACTGCACCCAGAAACAGGAACCTGTTGATCACAGGCTTGTGACCATCCATATTGCAGGGTGTGACCCAGAACGGGAGGTCCCCGTCAGATTTCGAGGTAGGTCTCGGAGTTGTAGTGGGTGGAGCTGAAGGTGCACATCTCTCTCAGCACTGTATCTTCCGACCAGGTGTATCAGGTAGGCCTTCAACCTCTTCAGAATTCGGATCTCAATGATTCAGAGACGGTTTACGCTTTGAACTTATTATGCCGTCAATCAAGAGTCGACGACATGCTTTGAACTTAAGTCAAAGGGTATCAAATGGCTATCATTACAAGAAAACGAGAGCTGCATTTTTGTTAAATAAAAAAGGAGATGCTCAAAGTGCAGTGTCTTTTGATAAAAATGGAAAACAGAGCTGACCTTCCCTTGTGTCTTAACAGAAGAGAGAGCAAAACAGAACCACGGTGAGGAGGATGCTTGTACAGAAGTAGTATTACTCGTTCTAACGGGGTGATTATGTGCCCTAATCAGTTATTATGCAATACCAGATAGAGACACCCGTTCGTAGTATGCAACCTAGTACACCGCCTAGTATACCCTTTCTTAGCACAGTGGCTGCACATCACTCTATAATCTCTGCAACTATACACCAGGTTGCTGTCATCCAGAAGAAAATGTTGGCCATCCGCTGTTAAGGCACAAAGGAAGGTCGATCTCGAGAAAACGATGCACAATAATGAAGGAAAGAGTAACTATTCAGCGATCCGAGTTCACCGAATTGAACCTGGAAAACTCATACTGGATGGACGACCTTACAGTGTTGGATGAGTGAGCGAAAAAATAAAAGTGCACAAGAAGGCGAGTTGGAGATTGGTGTTGAGTGTTAGGAACAAGGCATGATGGGTGTAAGAAAATGACTCGAAGTTCTTGTTCTACTAGGGGTGAAGAGCTCTTTGATGAATGGCTTTTACGCTAGCACACAAGTCGCGGAAGTTCGCCAAGTAGGTATTCAATGATCcaaattcacaaaattggagTTTGAATGGAACTTATCCTGGATGGATAACTTTATAGTGTTAAATGAGATAGTCTGTATGATCAAAAAGGTCTTTCTACATCTAAAAACTAGCAAATAAGGTGAAGAGCTCCCCATTTTTAAGTTTGGTGTATTGTGCTTTCACACCCTATGCTTTCACACATTGATGTCCTTAATCTCTTCACTGCCTATTCATCGTACACTGATGGTCCCTCAAGCCATACTTTATCGACATACATGGTCTATCAGGTCTTCAATCGGGATAAAGATTATGACTCACATCTTATGAGCCAGACTTTAATACCGATTGTAGGACCGAAAGAACATTTATAaacttcaaaaactagccaatGAGGTGAGAGACTTCCTACATTTAAGTTGAGTGTATTATTTTTCCGCAACTAATATGAAATTTTTTCATCATAGTGAAAGGTGAAAAGCACAAAAAGACGGGTTTGAGATTGGTCTTGAGTGTTAGGAACGGAGCAGGGTGGATGAAAGAGATGGCTCATAATTCTTTTTCCACTAGGGTGAAGAATTCTTCCATAATTGGCGTTACTGGTAGCACACGTCATAGAAGTTCGCCATTTGTGCAAGCAAACCGGCAAATAAGGGGACCCCTGCTGAGAAAAATCATTGATGTACATGTGTACTACCTTTTCGTTTGAACTTCGATTCAACCAcgcagagaaaaaaaaaggggaaattaAACAAGCCGGAGTACACAGATTGAAAATGCTCTGAAATGTATAGAGCAGAATTACACAAGTAGTGGAGAACAATACTCGCTTCAGTAAATCTCATATACTTTATTTGCAAGGTGATATAGAGAGAATATTCGCTCCACTTAGATGCTAAAAGAACTTATGCTGAGAGCAATCATCAAGCTCTACTGGAGAGAGATTCAATTTTATGGGAAAAAAAATGTTCTGTCCGATTGGATCCAATTATCTGGAAAAAGAAGGAACTCGAGAAATTCCACACCACCAACTGACTACGTGGTTGTAATTCAAGAGATGGAAGTAGAAAGGCATTGCCAGAGAGAATACGCATCCCATTAATTGGCTGTACGTGTCTGCCTTTTTCacaacacaagcaacaaccaagGGTGGCGCTTCAATGCATGGAGGACGATGAGACACTTCAGACCTGTTGAAAAATTTCCTCTCTTGCATTAAGACTTGTCACTAAGGGTGACAGCGGATCTAGCTGGGAGACGTTTGGGTGTAGAAACGTCTCATGGGGCATCAGGTTGGGTCCTAATTGGAGTCAGATTGGAGTTCGGGTCGTGTTTTGTATCCACGTGTCCCAGGTGCTTGAAATCCTTAAAacctaaaataattttttgccCATTCTCACTCACACCCATCCGACAGCTTGGCCACCCCTCACACGCGAGTACGCGACACCTCCTGATCCTGATTTTGCCGTTGCCGCTCACTCTCGATTCCTCCGTTGCCGCCGCTCACTCCCGATTCCACCGTCGTCGCCGCGTCTTGGGCGAGCTACTGCTGCTCAAACTCGGTTGGTCGCGTGGCTCTACCTTGGCTACGCCGCACCTGGAAGCTTTTGGATCTGGCCAAAAGAAACCCGCGAGCACATGTTATCGAGTTTCGGGTTCCTTATGAGGTCTCGGGTCCTCGCCAGGGCCGAAGACAGGATGGATTTGCATAGAAAACATTTCAGGCCGGACCGAATTTCATGTTTTAGGTTTCAGACCAGATGCATTCTCGCTCCACCCAATCTCGACCCAACTCGTTACCATCCCTGCTTGTCACTTGGTACAAATAACACAAATATATTCATACTGGAGAATTGGAGATAGATAGAATCTACTCTGTTACAGCAGTCAGCAGAAGTAGATGAAACGATCTGAGTAGTAATTTACATCCCACATCGATCGAAAAAGTCTtattatatatgtattatataGTACCTAAATTACATAGCCAGATACTTAGTAAGTACACTGGAAAGATCATGTATACAAGGACACCACAGGCTGAAGCATTCTCTTGGATTAATTTTGTCATCCCAACATCATGACAAAACGCCAAGAGAAGCACTTCTCATGCTACATGCCACCAAATCtcctaaaagaaaaagaaatgctGACTCCAAGAACAAGAACAGAAAAAGATCGATCAAGAGCGAGCAAGCAGGAGGGTAAAAGTGTAGAGTGATGACAGCGTGCACCAAGAAATGAACAGCTCAACTCATACCAGGAGGCAGGAGCAGAGAAAACAGAGGAGACGATCACCACCAGCCGTACACCACGCGGGAGCACTTGCTCTTGATCCAGCTGACGCCGCGCCGCACCGAGTCCCGCACCTTCCCCTCCACGCCGTACACCTTGTACACCACCAGCCGCTTCTTCCGCTGCAGCTCGGCGTCGTCGGACGCCTTTTTGGCCGGGGCCGGGGCGACGGTGGCCGTTCTGTCCAGCGCGGAGAAGGAAGGGGTGTACCCCCTGAGGTTGACGGACCGGCGGCTGGCGGAGGACCAGTTGGTGATGCTGCCGGACCGCTTCAgctggccgccggcgccggcgccggcgccgtcggCGGTGGGGCCGTAGGAGGCCGTATAGGAGGCGCTGTAGGATCGCAGGTTCAACCCCGGTGCGGCGATGGACTTGACGCTCCCGCTCCGCTGCACGGCCCCGGGCGCCGGGCGCGACCACGAGCTGGTGCTCCGGGCGCGCTTCACCTTGTTGGACGGGACCCGCGGCGCGTAGGAGGCGCTGTAGCAGCGGAGGTCAGCCGCCGCCTCGCGGCCGTACGTGGTGCTCCTCTGCGCGCACGACACAGACCTCTCCATTGGCATCTTTCTCTCTGCGTGCGCGCGCGCCTGCTCAGCTCTGCGACAAGCAACGGCGAGCGAGGagttgaggaggaggccgcctcTTATGATGAGTGGCTGAGTGGTGTGGGAGGCTCGGATCCTCTGCGGCAGTAATACTGTAAGGGTACACAATTTGCCATCAAAGATCTTGATGTTATATTGCACATTGTAGTGCGGTTCAAAAACTACGGACTTGGGAATCAGGGCCGGCTCGTTTAGTAGAGCTCTCACGTTGACCAACCTGGTGCTCACCTTCTTCTTAGCGAGTATGCTCAAACACTCTTGACCACtgtaaaaaaaactatgaacTTGATTGGGTTTTAATGGTGAGATGTGTTGAACAGTGTCTCACCCAACGCGCCAAAGTAATCGTGTCGGAAGCACCGGTCAAGGAAGAGCAATCTAGGGTACTCCGTTATACTATCTTATTATCATATTCTCATTGTTACATTTCAGATTGTTTTTAGCTCCATATACAGGAATAAGATGGAGTGGTGGTTAGTCCCTTAGTAGTTTGCTTGGTTTCTTTTATTCGTGTTCTTTCGGCCTACTTCACTGCCTCGGGACgagatttgtttttttttttggtcaaaaaGCCTAAAGAATGTATCTATCATTTCATATCCGGTGCTGGATGGAAAAAAGTAGGAGAGGGAGCTTTTCACATCGGTACTTTTTTTCCTTGCAAAAGCGACGGTAAAATTATCTCTTCACGATACTTGGACTAGTGAAAATGCCCTCACGGAAGGTAAAGTTTTCTTGTGATGTCGTTTTAAGCTAAAGAATGACAAATTTGCTCAGAATAGTGAACGAGGCTTCAATTTCGTGGGGACATGATAGAGTGGTCTCGTATCAATCCTACCTATTGGCCATAGTTAGATCATGCCTAATCATTTTACTTCGAAAACGAAAATCTAATCGTGAAtagatttttttccctttaatGCTCTAACGGTTTTTCTTTACGGTTTCTATTACGAAGGAATTCCCAAGATCATTCTCTTcaagacgggattctctctcatttttcttcgcgattctcctcgaaaagaaattgttgaagatgagagaaaataaagagaataaaaacggaaaagaaaatcagaaaaaaaataaaataaatggaATATGGTCGGAGACATCTTAGCCGCTAGTTATTAGGTAGAAAGGTACAAACAGTAGTTACCTATAATTTTATGTCATTGATGGACAGCGCTACAGATAACTTTTACAAACAATAATCTATCAGTACTACTGGTACATAATAAATAATGTACAGTAgacatcttgttttatttcgTGTGTTACAAACAGCGTCTGGCTCAAGAGGCAAcattcttctctcttttcattAGGGCATACAGTAAGGAGTGGTGTTAGCTATCTATAAGAATTGTCACCGAGGATTTTTTATGACATCGAGGGCGGTTAATGAAAAGAGAGAATAAGGTTATCTCTTGAGCAAGATACAGACTGTAACACATTAAATAAGAATAAATGTCTCTTATCCTGTATTTATTATTGGCAAGAACTAATAGAGTGCGTTGTATGTGTTGTCTTTAGATTATATGGATCGATCGTGTTATAGATAACCGTTGTCACAATGGTTGTACATGCTCATAAGACACTTCCATATGGTCAGAATACATGATGACTCCTACAAACAATTGACATCACGCCTTTCTATGTGCTCGTAGCCCCTATCGTACCGTTAGCCCGGATCACATATTAATcggagaaaataataaaaaccCACTTATATAATAGGGAATTTTCATTTACCCACACACAAAAACTTTTATTTCATTCTTGCATCTGTAAATTTAAAGTATATTTAGATACCACATTAGATTCATGTCACTTTGACCATCACACGTGCGCGCCACATAGCCACGGGTCCTGCTGCGTGGTCTCCGTTAGCTCGTCCAACGTGACGGACGTGCGGATTGGCTCATCTCTATAACTGTAGCGAAATAATCTTATTagactatgattatgattttagtgattaataacaacatagttattggaactaacatgtttgtcaagaatatatattagtagatctcatagatgTAATATATCAAGAAACTACCGTAGCTAGAATaaattttgattgaattggagaagtcccaggagaattgacctcaccggaaggtccggtgcagaggagtttgcactcaccggagcattatgcaCACAGACTGATagtctcaccagatagtctggtgatctgtaCAGGGTAACACCAGATCATTTCTTGCATAGAAGAATGCGAGtgcagaagattgaagatcaacccaccggaacaTCAAGTGTTTGATTTGTGCATACCGGAGTATAGTACcgaagtatttcttgcagaggctactataagtgctgaagaatgaagatcaactcaccggatagtctggtgatcacagagatagttgcactaGAGTATTTTTAGGGAAAATAAGAGAATGCTTATcttaccggataatccgatgtgaATAGAACGAACACCGAATGAATGCACTAGAAcgttttacacagagaggttgtaaaggctcggatggctcaagataattCACTGGAAAGTCTGGTGAtgaatttgaaggcacaccggagCGTCCAATACTCATAGAGACTTTAAGTAGAAGTTCAATGGCTGGTTTCTgagtttgttctcactggatgatccggtgttggtactactgttctcaccagatcatctagtgttaacaacttttctgagtcattggaaaaatggctagttggcaggtttatggatataaatacccctccactcaatcatttgaaggtgtgatatGCTACTGGAgtttagaggaagctcatatacacttgagaagacattcatgCCACCAaattgcttaaagtgatcatccaaggtaattaagtacaagattagagagtgtttagtgcttataggcctagagtgagttgtagctggGTGCtacaacttgaagaagggatctaGGAGTGATTCTAATTTATActgagtggtacgtcggcaccttagagtcttggtgactcattggCATCTTAGGGCCTTGGTgtctcaagcttgttgaccctccaatttggtgtggagcggcggcaagacacgtgtacagggaTGCGGAGATCgttgccttggtggttcaagctccgAGGTGATCACGACAACAAGTGACCAGAAAAGAGGCTATTGGTGAGACctcgtcttggtggcttggtggctcatcgtgcttgagatcttgtcttggtgacttggtagctcaagagccataaccggaagagacttggcgatcgggagcatatcctttgttgaGCTCCAATGTAGACTAGGCATGgctttcatgccatcgatactacgggataaaaatcccttatatcgagtttgtctctctaccttatttacgtttccgcatttatatatttg
Coding sequences:
- the LOC133918674 gene encoding uncharacterized protein LOC133918674 is translated as MPMERSVSCAQRSTTYGREAAADLRCYSASYAPRVPSNKVKRARSTSSWSRPAPGAVQRSGSVKSIAAPGLNLRSYSASYTASYGPTADGAGAGAGGQLKRSGSITNWSSASRRSVNLRGYTPSFSALDRTATVAPAPAKKASDDAELQRKKRLVVYKVYGVEGKVRDSVRRGVSWIKSKCSRVVYGWW